A segment of the Bos taurus isolate L1 Dominette 01449 registration number 42190680 breed Hereford chromosome 19, ARS-UCD2.0, whole genome shotgun sequence genome:
cccctaCCAACTCAAACCACGTATGTTTCCAGAAAATCTCTGTacgatttttctttctttgctatttAATGTTCATCATTTATGTTTTATGTGTAGGTTTCAGGAGGACCCAAGAAATGATTACACAGGATGCAAGGGGCAGGTGACAGGGAGGGTGACAAGGAATGTGGAGCTCACAGCTCCCAGCTGCGGGAGGGACTGGGCAAAAAGGCTCCATCTCAGCCcaaagggaggcaggagaggcccCAGAACCAAACACATGCTAAAACATACTTGCAACCTCCAACCCCCTCCCCCGCTGCTGGGGAGGAAAATAAATACCTCAGACTCTGTCCCACTCCCCAAATTCACAGGTGAGGGGTCAGCAGGTGAGTTTCCTCCTCCTGTTACTGATTCAGGTCAAAGAAGTGTGGTCTATGTACAATGTCCCCAGTCCCTTATACAGGGGTGAGagacccctgggctggggagggggtggctggCAGTGCGCACCCTGCTTGGGGCTCGTTCATGCTAAATAGAGGGGGGCCACACTCATTCCAACATCAAGCAAAACAGGCCAGGAGGGACCTCATGGCCCCTTTCTGGTACCAAGCTAGGAAAGAAACAGTCCTTTGAAGGGTCGTCTAAACTCGGAAGAGACCCTCGATGGGCCACACTCTAACTCCGTTTCTTCCTGCTGCGCTCCCACACTGGTCCACTTTTTTTCACTGCAGCCTCCAGAGCCCAGCCAAACCCGTGCTTGCAGGGAAAGGGTGGAGGGGGGAGCATTCCTCCACGTGCAGGCCCTTGGAAGGCAGGCGCCAGCTCAAGCCTCAGTCGTCCTTGGCCTGCCAAACCCGGGGGTGAGGGAAGACGGCGAGCAGAGTTCAATTCCCTTCGATGCTTCTCTGGCAGCTGCCCCAGCAGGATCCGGCCTTGGCCCAAGAGAAAGAACTCTTGGAGAGAAGCAAGATTTCTCatcctgtgtgtgtctctctgaaTCTGCATGCTGCAGGTCAGGGGGGGCGGTCCTTAGTCCCCGACCCCCAAGGCTGACTCCAGGGGAAGATGCTGCCTGTGTTAGCTCCAAGTCTATGCTGGGATGGCAAATACTTACAGACTGCCACACCACAGATGTCACACTGACATACCTGAGGGGACAGGCAGAGGGAAGCCACACCCCTCGCCACAAACCCCAACCCTGACTGGGGTCAGGACAGACCAGGGGGTCAGGCCTTGGGTGAAGTACCTGCCCTTCACAGGGGCTGGATAgctctggagatggtgaagagCAGATTGGGTTTGGCTGTGAGACACTTGCCAGAGGGTCGTCTGGTCCCCTCCAGCAAGCCTGAGGTCTGCGCTCCTCATTCAGGGTGAGGGGATAGCTCATCTTTGGCTTCTCCATTGCTGGAAGCTTTGGGCAAATGAatctctctctgggcctcatggTCCTATACAAGGAGGGGGATAGACTAGATTTCAACCCCCTTACCAGCTCTGATAAACCTCTGAGGCTCTTCGTCTTAGGCCACAGGGGAGGAGGCAAGGGGGCTGAGAGAGGTTTAGGCCATACAGGTGCTCCCTCGTTCCCCGAGTTCACAGTGTAGTGTCCATGGCTCTGCTTCCTCAGTCTCTCCCTCTGAGTCTCTGGAGCCTTGTCATGCCCCCACCACCATCCCTGGTGTCAGCCTCCCAGATATGACAACCTGCTAAGGTGGGAGGGGCTGGCACCCCGAGAAACAGGGCGAGAAGCGAGCAGGAGGCCTGAGATGGAGAGGGGGCAGAGAGGGTGGGAGAGGCTGCAGGGGCACCTGCGGCACGAGAGGGAGAAGCAATGATTGGAGGTGGTGGGGCCACACGGGAGCAGCGACGGGGCTGTGGTTTGGGGGCCCAGCTCTGAGGCCCTGCCCAGAGGCGGGCAGCTCTGACCCGAGGGGTTGGCTGGAGCGTCAGTCGTCCGAatgtgggggcagggcaggggctccCGGGCCGGCTCACACGGGGGACGTGGCCGTGGACTCGCTGCACAGGCTCTCCACGATGTCGGCGCGCTGGATGCGGCGCAGGGCCGCAAGGAGGGTGTCGAGCGTGGCGCTGTCCTGGGCAGCCCAGCTGGCCAGCAGGGCGCGGGCTGGGCAGGCCTCGTGGGTGAAGGAGTCTATGTGCTCAGGCTGGTAACCCAACTCGCCTGCCAGATGCCGCCAGGTGTCCCCCGCAGAGCCGTTGAGCAGCTTCTCCACCTCCTCCCGCTTGGCCAGCGGCAGGCTGCTGTAGAGGCCTCCATCACCCTTGAGGGCTGCCAAGAACCCAGGGGGAGTCAGGCACTACCCACTAGACCCCCTTTCTCCCACAGTGGGTGTGGGGGCCTGGAATAAGACCCAAGAAGGGCTGAGACACTTCTCCTCTCAGTCTGGGGAGGACCCAAGAGCCTAAAAGCAGAGGAATGCCCAAGATGCAGTCCTGGATGTGGGCAGGGCAGTGGAGGCACCTGGGGGATGCTGACTCATGTCTTCTCCTCATCCTTAGCTCCAGAGCCATCCCCAGCCCCTAActtccctgcccccgccccccagcaaTTAATCAAGGCAGAGGAGACAGGACTTCTGGTCCTAGACTCAACTGCAGCAAGTGTCTGGAGCTGGGCTATGGGCCACCAATTAGGGGACATAATTAACTACTTGTTCCCCAGAAGTCCTGGGCAGGAGGCTAATTGCAGCCACTCTGCGGAGTAATTAGCTCTGGGGGACAATTAGCTTGATGAGTCTAGATGCTCCAGTTTGTCAAAGCTTCTGTTCCCAAGTCATTCCACTGCCAAGGGCCTCTGCTACCCACTCTCTCACCCCACCGCTTCCACCCAGAGGCCTGCAGCCAGCCCCTCTGCAGTCCCTCCTACAGTCTAATCTTCATGACTCCTGTTCTCCCTGCCTCAGTACCCCCCCGCCCGGCCCTGCTACTCACCCTGGCCTGCGGCAGTCTGCGTGTGGGGCTGCTGGTCATGCAGGCTCTGGCTGTCCACAGAGATGCCGCTATCGCTGTGTAGCTTTTCCCCCTCTGGTGGGGGTGTCTGGTTCACAGGTCGGCTGTTGGCTCCTTGCTTGTTCTGCTTGCAGCTGTTCCACCTGGAGCCGGAGCATAGGCCCAGTCTCAGAGCCTGAGGAGCCACACGGCCATGTGGCTAAAGTGTCTGTGCTCTGGCGCATGGGCACCAGAGGCCTGGTGGGGGCTGGTCCCTAACCCCCGCCCAGCACGGGAGGCTCTCTCATACCTGCCCTCTACATTCCTTTCCCCGGCCCACACTGGAAGCACCGTGAGGGCACAGCGGCACCCAGGGCTTGGTGTATGTGGCCGGTGTTCAGTAAATGTCCATGGGACGAATGGTGCACAAATAAATGACTTCCCAGAATTTCACTTTTCCCAATCTTTCCTTCTAAAGTACTCCCACATGTGTGCAGGCGTACGTGTGAGGATTTCCCCTGCTATTATAAGCAATaaggaaaaactaaaagcaaacCAAATGTCCATCTATAGGagattggttaaataaattatactcCACCCATATTATTGAATGAGCAGTTATAACTAATCAGATAATTCTATATGTTCTGAGGAAAGCTCTCCCAAGGGAGATCAGTGAAAAAGTAAGTTGCAGAATATGTAGAGTGTGATCacattgatattaaaaaaaaagaaagccaaccTGCGTGTACATATAACTATAAAAGGTTTTATACACATGTGTTTATAAATGCATAGAAAATGGCTGGAAGGGATCCATTCCAAACAGAGTCCAAAGAGGAGAGGGGTAGGTAGGACTTGGAGAGATAAAAGGAGGTTTTACGACTTTTTGCTTTACAAGACATTGGTCATCTCTGCATTATCCCAAACAACCATGttatttctttgatgatttttTCTAAAGAATGGAAAATGCATTTAAACATCTAAAATGCTTTCAAGTTCTTCTCCACATCCTGGATTTCTGGACATGAGTGCCATAACATCCATGTGTGACATGGGaaagaaagatacacacacacacacaggtaactGTGTGAATAAATGGGGTCCAGGGAATGAGGATGCAAGCAGCTGGTAAAAGCAGCTCTGTGTGCAGCTGGAGGCTGAGGAGTCAGGCAGGGGAGGACAGTGCGGGTGGGGAGGTGCTGACGCCAGGGCAGGACGGGCCTGCCACACCTTGAAGTAAAGACTTCAGCGTGAAGTTGATGGCAAGTGAGGATGAGCTTGGTTTGGGGCTGAGTTAAAAGAGTGTGTGCATTTTCAGGTCATGGTCGCAGCAAAGCTCTCCCTGAGGCCAAAGATCTGGCTCCCTGTCTCAGGTTCCCCCTCTCACCTCTTGAAGGCGATGTAGGCCACAAGGCCCACAACCACAGCAGCCAGGATGGAGCAATAGACAGGGATGAGGTTGTCGGCGGTACCTCGGGTCACCACAGGCTGGGAGCTGCCCATCACCGTGGTCACCACATCTGACACAGTGCTGGTTACCAGATCTTGCTCTGGAGGTACCTCGGGCTCCTGGGTGCTGGGGTCTGTGCTGTCGGAGCCCTCAGGGGGCGTGGCCCGTGTAATCCAACGTCCAGGGATCTCTGGAAGAAAAGGCTACAGGAGTGAGGACCCACTTTCCCCTGAGTCCCTCCCCTAGATCCTGACCCCCAGAGCTTTACCCCAGCCCCGGCCTTGCCCCAGGTGCTTGTATGCCCGGCGGCTACACGTACAGGTGTGGGCTGGGATTGGCTATATGACATCACGATGGTGGAGAAGACCAAGGATCTAAGAATCAACAGCCCTCGGCCCCCTTCAGCTCTGTCACTGACTTCCTGTGTGACTCTGGACCAGTTCCTTCAACTCTCAGGACCTCAATTTCCGTATCTATAGAATGGGGATATTAAAAGATAGTCTTCAAGCTCCTTTGCATCTCGGGGAAAGCTGTGACCCTATAATTCAACTCTGCCTACTCTGGGTACCCAGAAGCCTCGCCTGGAGATAAACACACAAAGAAGTAAATAAGCACTAGGATGCCTCTAGCTGGAGGCAGGCTAGCGAATGTAATTTCTCTGGCCCCAGCTTGTCCTAGTGGTCCCAGTCATCCCTGTCCTAAAGAAGGGTAAGAGTAATCAGGTGTGGCAGAGAGGTACTGTCCGATGCACTGTCCTCTGAGAGCTGACATCCAGCCTTTTTTCCAGGCTCTCGTGTCCTAGCTCTAGGCTCAGGCAGGGTGGGGAGGTGCACAGCTGGCTTGCTTCCCTCCAGCCAGTCCATGGATAGTGGCTATTTCCTGCCCTGTGTAGCCCC
Coding sequences within it:
- the NGFR gene encoding tumor necrosis factor receptor superfamily member 16 precursor — translated: MGSGAAGRAMDGPRLLLLLLLLLGVSLGGAKEACLTGLYTHSGECCKACNLGEGVAQPCGANQTVCEPCLDSVTFSDVVSATEPCKPCTECVGLQSMSAPCVEADDAVCRCAYGYYQDETTGRCEACRVCEAGSGLVFSCQDKQNTVCEECPDGTYSDEANHVDPCLPCTVCEDTERQLRECTRWADAECEEIPGRWITRATPPEGSDSTDPSTQEPEVPPEQDLVTSTVSDVVTTVMGSSQPVVTRGTADNLIPVYCSILAAVVVGLVAYIAFKRWNSCKQNKQGANSRPVNQTPPPEGEKLHSDSGISVDSQSLHDQQPHTQTAAGQALKGDGGLYSSLPLAKREEVEKLLNGSAGDTWRHLAGELGYQPEHIDSFTHEACPARALLASWAAQDSATLDTLLAALRRIQRADIVESLCSESTATSPV